AGGACTTGACCATGATATACTCAcagcattctgatgtttggacTGAATATCTCAGGCGCTAGCGCTGTTGGACTTGTTCAAGGAGGAAGACATGTAAAGGTAGAAGATGTGCTCAAAACAGCATTACAAAAGTAGAAAGGAAACATTTTACAAGAAGCAGCCTTGTTTCTAATAATCAGAAGAGAACCAGGAGATATAACACGGGCcacgaagaagaaaaatataaatggCATATGATTTTCACAATAtgcaaaaaatatttataaagtTATATTTGAGTCATTTTAGATCAGAAGGCAatctctttttctgtttttaccAGTATTTCATACGGACTTGATTTAGTCCTCAATAAAATACTCAGCCAAAGTAGCATCTGGCTACCTCTctgcaataaaataaaataaaaagttcaTTACAAGAAATCTCTTCTAAAATCCGAAAATCATCCTGAAGGTGAAAGGGCCTTTCCATGGTTCATATTAAGGATTACCTTCTCCCAATTATTCACCACATTATGTTCAGCATATGCCCTTCCCACAAGCTAGCATATTGCTCCCAAAATTCCCACAACCATTAGCAAAAAATTAGTTTGGCTATAAGCTGAGTACTGCATTGATCCAATTTGCGATACTTCCATGGTTTAATTCATGTTTTAGGATCTCTTTGCAACCTCTCTAACCAATAAGTCATTAGTCAACCTGAAGTACTTCCATCATCTCAGCCATTTAAGGAACGAAAGTAACTTCTAAGGCCCCATTTCAGAACCTGATTTCCATTCCGACTTACTATTTACCAATTTCCTGTCCATCTAtttcaaggtttaaagtattgatATCAGTTATCGTAtcagaagggtgattttaagagacatatcgtatcgtattgtattgtATCGTACCGTATGGGATATATACTATAGACATGCATGGAAATgatcaagatacacatggaaatacatttttagagaagaaaataatataaataagcaaaatatatacatgtatcatgcataaatACTAAAATGGAGTACAACGTATAACGAGACAAGAGATTTTCTGACTTTCAAGAATTTTGgtacaaatcattgcaaatgatCATGTATGATGCATCAACTAACTTAGGATTAAaaatctccttcaatctctgatCTCAGTTTGTTGAATGATGAAAACTAAGTTTTTGTAACATCTCTTGAATTGTTTTTGAGTGTAGATTAGAACCCCAactccaattttttgaaaaaatttggtTAAAGGGAAGTTTTgagaatcttggttgggagTTCTTACCCTTTTTTCTGGCCAAATAACTCTTTGTATCAATTCTGATAGTCACATGGGCCTTTAATGGCCGTCTCGACATATATCGGTTGGTATCTGTCTAAAATGAGCCATATCGATACTCTCACAGAACcctttaatgtatatattataagtATTGATATGTATCGTATCTGGCCGTATTGGGCGATACAATACTATACCAATCGAGACAtgctatttaaaaaaatatatgtcagtatgtatcgataccaatacatATGGACCAATACggactgatactttaaaccatgatcTATTTCTACAATAGAAATTTCATGGAGCAACACATTGGAAAGGTAACATGGGCTGCTATTTGAACTGGAGACCAAATTGAAGCTGGTATTCATAAGCCAAAAATTAAGTTCTAGAATAATATTTCTTGCATACTGCTTAATTTGCTCATCTGCCAAAAGACACAGCAACAAAACCAACATAATTTGGCGGGAGCAACTCTTTCCTCCATCAATGTTTCCACCAATTCTAGTCAGTGCTATCTAGGCTTGTGGCCCTCCAAAATGGCCAAAAGATTCTTGCTGTTAGGTAAATAACCGAATCAAGACGCCACACATGCTAGAACTGTTCCATTGGACAAGTGACTGAGCCATGATTACAGAGCACAACCCACATCATATGACTTGATCCTGTTTGTCAAGTGTTCTAATTTATTCTCTAGGTTTCAGGACCATGCTTACCAAAACATGGCCAATTTTGTATGATTCTTCTTGGCTTCATCAAAGGAATTCTCTACTACAACAGACTAATTTATATTCCTCTTACGAAATTCCTTAGACCATGCTCTGAAACACAATACAATGGTAAAAAAGAACATTACATTGTACAGATACTGGAACAGCAATCTCATACAGTTTATTCATCAAATATCGAATTATATATTCAACAGAAAATTTAATTTGCAATGCACAAATTTCAAATCTCAAGTAAATGGTAATAATCTAAATAGTACTAGCTACATGGGCAATAAGGAGAATGAAAACAGGTTCCAAAAtgcacaaaaacaaaagaacctCTTTGAGACCAGTATTTAATAAAAAACATTGATAAAGTTATGTGTGCACACTACTAACTCTTAAATATACAACAATTCTCCTTCTACTTCAGTTTGGAATCAGCCAATGAACTTGAGTTTGCTCAAAACTTGGAAAGGATCTCAAGAAAATCATAACTGTTGAAGTAACATCAGAGGGAAGGATAGTTCAAGAGATAATACAAAAAAAGATGGAGTGCAACCTGTTAAAAGTTACATATCCTGGTTTCTTAATGTCTGGCCCTAAATTTGAGTTGAAGAAGCTAGGCTAAGGATTAAAAGCAATGATGCTGAAGAGACAAAATTCATGTGAGAAAATATCATGTGTGCAAGCTGCAATATATTGGCATTTTACAAGTTCATTGGAATGAGAGAAGAGGCTTCTGTAGAGTTATAGGATACAGGAGAGGCAAAATTCAGGATTATATGTTGAGGAGAATATCATGGCCTGATGGACTAACAGAGAACCACATTTCAAGTGTTGGTTACAAGAGTCTTACCGGATCAGGTTTCCAGGCAGAATCATAGGAAAAGATTGGAGATAATACAGTTCGTATATTGGAATTTTAAAGGATCTGTAGATGCAAGGTAAAACGAAAACAAGCAATGAAATTCAAGATAAACGTTCTTTCAGGTGGATGAACCAAATTTTAGTTTTGCCGGTTCCTTGATTTCTGATTTAAAATGCATTCAGCCTAATAAGGGCATGATTTACTAGACCTTATAAATGTATACCCAGCATAATCAgccagagagagagggataaagATATGTCAAGAAGTAACAGTTTGAAATATGACAAGAAGCATTGAATTTGAGCAAACACTCTACAGAATATGTGGCCTTGTAATATGGTtctgatttaaatataaaaccAGTACCAAACAGAATCGAAAAAAAGAGTGAAAATTTTCCAAGATTAAGAAAACTAAAGCATAAAATCAGATCAAACTATAAGTCTGATCAAGTGCCTCTTTTGTACGGTAGAACCAATGCTGAAAAACTCAGCCACATCTAATGGTCAAATCTGCTGATGTGGACAACCCCTAGTGGAACTAGGATAGGTCAAAACCAGTCAAACTAGGAATCGAATGAATGATCAGAGTACAGATTTAATATGCTCAACAGAAACTTGATCTATgcttggagggcaaggatccatatttagctgagattctcctgacttgttgGGTTGTTCTTCTTACtgtcatttttctttctattttccacttttcatttctcatctcattccccatcccacttttcccatctcttcattcccctttttcaTTTAgatctcagttttccctacttatgtttttgtttggatccatgtagccgaccccaccAGTTAGTGAGTGTATGCTTATATGCTTATGTATGCTTTGTCTTTATGTTTATGCTTTGAGAAGTATGGACTTGTAAGTGTGTGAAGTCTGGTGTGGACTTGTAAGTGTGTGAAGTCCGGTCTCGTCTCTATAAATAGAGACCTAGCTCTTTGTAATGGACCATCCTGTATTGTAGTATTCTCCTTTTTAactaagttgggataaggctgagtttgttgttgttcttgttgttgaAATATCAGTTATAGAATAGTCTTCAGAATATCAAGAATCGAATACCACTTGGAGTAGGATTGTAACATTCATGCAGTAGATTCAGAAATTGATTACAGAATAATGATTAGCATACTGATCATGAATGTTTATGAAATCAGAATGAAGATCAGACCTGTAGAAGACTTGATTCCAATAATCCTAGTGTGAGTAGGTCATCCTTATTGCATGGACAACTTAGATTCGAATGTGAAGGTATAGGCTAGAACATTTTTGGGAACttgagaagaaatcaaagaatgTAATAACAGTACATGGGTTTCTCACCGCAAGGTATTGATTGGATTCACCACCAACCCACTTGTTGAATCACCACAATGAGGatctgaatcaccacagaaccAAAGGCAAACGTCAAACTTCTTTAttcatcaaattcgtgtacaatgttgGACCCCCTTGCAAACTTATATAGgaaactcaaaaacagactaaaaagaaaggcctaaaccaatccTTACCTTGACTAATAAGGTAatctaaattgactaggaattTAAAATAATGAATGAAACTGACTTAAAACAGGACTGAACTTATAGAATCCTTATCTAGCCTAACTagaacacttaataacaattaaaattaagaaataaagacacttaatTAAACtcatattataggcccattacaatgagaACACAatggatcaaaggcccaacacatacaaaacccaaaccaaagcttatttccaataaaataaacccatttAGGTGATTTAACTGCATCACCTTGATCAGGCAAGATGCTGGGGGAGTAAAGCCAGCTTGGTAGCCTAAATGAAGGAATAGTTTCTGATAAGTCTCCATAAAGACCCCCAAGCAATAAGAAAATTGATCTCTTTCAAAGTTCCCAGAGGAAATATGCATGCATGAAACTGTAAACAAGGAAGCAGGATCCTTCCTACTAAGTACTAatacagaaaaaagaaattccccATACCAGCAAGGCTAACAAGAAACCCTACCCAATATGGTCTGACTTAAACAGTCAAACATGGGTATGGTATGAACTGATAAATGGTCCATAAGCGTTAGTGTCCAACTTAAGAAACAGCCGCATCGAGGTAACCATGGTACCATGACATGAGTAACACGATAAATCTTCAGGAGATGAGAATACATATAGAAAAAGGCAAAGAAGTTCATTCAGACAAAATTCTTACCCTGCAAAATCCCTTGACAAGAATAGGAGTGTAAGGATATGCTTAAGAAATCCATTCAAGTTTCAAGGCTTACTTTCTGAGAAGGGTTATTTTGGTTCTAGTTATGAGTCACATGAAGGAATTTTTTGTCTACTTTCTCTTCATCTTGAAGATTTGGAGGTTTAAGTGAGGGCATTGATGCGATCAGGGGTTTGGAAACCTACTTGGGTTCGTTGTGGGCCCAATAGAATATTAGGAAACTTAATTTAAGAGTAtagtggcaaaacagtaaatattcCTAGGCTTATGTAGGAGAGTGGCAATCTCATAATTATAAAGACAAGTAAAGCCTTAAAAGTAAGACATCATAATAGGGATCATGCCACAAATTAATTTTAAAGAGGGAGGGTAATCCTGGAAGTTAACTTAAAGGAGGGGAGTAATCAGAAAAAAACTTAAGAATAGAGGGGCTTACTTGTAATTGACATAACACTCTAATAGCAACAAGGAGAACagttcttcttcaaccttatACAGTTACATTAGAACAACCTGCAGTGAACTAAGGAAACGGAAAACTGGACTGCTCGTAACAGTCCAGATTGGGCTGTGAGTCTGTGACTATAGGGATAGAATCGACATGCCCTAGTGAACAGTTTCCCTCCAGAAAACATTAATAACAGGGCTTAAGATGCAACGATGGAAAAGTTGCAGAAACTTAGAAACAGAGCAGGTTGTAGGAACAGCTTATAAACTGGTGAAGAAACTGATAAGTAATAACAGGATTTAATAGGGAATGAAGCCAACAGCTTAAATACCAAATTTCAGAGCTAATTAACAGGTAATAATGAAGTTATGAACAAAAATAGAGGTCTGAACTTAGCTCCAAAAACAGGGTACCGCTTATAGCAGTGAAAGAacttcaaagaagagatgagaggtaagagagaagaagatcagAGGAAGAGTATGGAGAGAACACACCTGGAAGAGACATGTTTCATTGCCACAGATTGTTTCATAGACATGCTTATAAGATTTTCATCTCACTGATCAATGTGTTTCCATTATTTAACCCTTCCAAAGCACCTCTTCCTATGCCAACCAACTCCATTTCTTTTAGCAACTGACATGACATAACAAAAAAATGGTTATTATGGGGTATCTTCTGGCACTGGTAATGAGCTTACCTAATGCACATTTTGTGCATATCCAAATTTGTAATACATCACTAATTTCAAAACCTGTCAATCTCCAAGCTTCGCATCAGTGTTTTTCACTGTCATTTTGGAAGCTAGCCCAAAAAATTTATCTAACACCCATTTAAACATGAATCCCAAAAGCTAAGCTTACAATAGCAGAAAAGGGTCTAAGATGCAGGTTGTGGACTTACAAAACCCAACAGAAGGGCAAGCTAAATAGCCCCTTCCCCAGTCATGGTGATCCTTTGACTAGCCCATTGGATTCATTACTGTGTCTTCTTTTGGTTTCCATACATTTAGTTTCTGTTACGGGTCATTCCTAGTTGCATTAGGATTTGAGTTGATCGTTAACTTcgattattttaattgttaatgCTATTCCGGTAGGGTATGAAGTTAGGGGTCTTTTAAGCTGATAATTTAGAGATGTTTGTCTCTCTTGCTTTCAAAGCTATTTTTCTGATTCCTACTAGATATTGGTTATCCCAGACTGAGTAGGAGTAGGAGTTTCTCCAAGTCTATAAATACTAATGTAATTTGGCCCATCATGGAAATAATTGAGCTTTTCAGAACCAGCAATATTGTATGTATGCCCCCCAGCTGTGTGGATTCATGAAGAAGATGGATTCCCTCTTGTGCTAGGTGAATTCCAAATGGATAATCTGTCTTTCTCTCCATAcaacaacaccccccccctcccccaaatcTATCTTTTAAGTCAtttctagttcttagtttggTTCTGCAGATACAGTTCCAGTCACTTGTTCCTTCAATCAACCAGGTCACTTTGAGTTACTTTATTCAATTTTCAAGTTCTAACATAGTTCACCAAATTCAACTAGAAGTCCAACACAAAATTCTCAACCAATAGGTTCAGGTCTGCTGCTTTCAACCAGCAAATAGACTGTAAAGCACATTGGTAATCTGCTGATTTCCATCTTAATTTCATTACCTTGATCACCATTAAATCCCCTATTGCTGATGATTAACATTCATTTTGAAGGAGATCAATTTACTGGTCTGCAAGTTAACCTTATCAGTCAAACCATCATAGAGCTGTGAAattaattctctctctttttttttcttagaagaGAACGTAAGGAGGACATCTTGTATGATCAAATAGGGCAGAAGTTGAGTTtgcatttgttttctttatttagtttctttttgtttttctttaaattcaACATTGAaacaacaacccccccccccccccaaaagcaAAAAGGTTTGGATCCTTTTTTCTAGTTTCTTTGTTCCTTTTTCAGATTCTACTACAGAAAATTATTAGTACAACTAGGGTAGGAAAGAGCTCAATACCTAAACCAATCTGCACAATCAACAAATTAATCAATCACTAGTAGACCCTGCCCTTGACCCCTATGTAGGATTATGCTTAAGCATCCTAGTCGCTTTGCCAGATGGCCAAACTGACCTCACATACAGTAGCTTTATTGAAGGAAAGATCATACCATTGGAGAATATGACTTGAGATGGTCCGCACAAACTAAAACCGGTGATGCATAGAAAACAGAGTATACAATAGTTTTctgaataaaataattaaaatataagACCACACAAAAAATAAGTTCCACAGTAAAATTATCAAACCATAAACTAACAAGGAAACACATGCAGCCATATAGATATGAGTATCCAAAGTTACAACAGTCTCAGCAAAGGCTGGACACACAAATATATTAGATGATAAACACTTCATTCATAGTACAGTACAAGCAATTCCAATACCAGGAATTGCCACTTTGGAGTGGCCaacaataaaatttaaaaaaaaaaaaaaaaaagtgagatgCACTGAAACTCATCTTACAAGTACAATTTTATAATCAGGTCATCTTGAAAGGGAAGCAACTAACTTCTCCTTCAAATGTTCACTTGTACCATTTTGAGTACGGATGGAGAACGTATGAAGCAATGAATCATTGTCCGTGGTTGAAACATTAGATTCTTGAACCATAACTTCATTTTCTCTAAATGCCTTAATAACTTTAGAGACAGGGTGTGAATCTAGAGGGCAGCTCACACGAACAACAGTGTCCTCATTCCTTGTCTGAACATCAATATCCGGAGCAGGTAATTGCTTTTGGTTGCCATTCACCATCTCCCTTTCAGCTTCCAATACCCTAATCTTCATTTGGAGATCAGTGATATGGGTAATGGCATCTCCAAGCAACGAGGCCTTGTCCATCTTTGAGATGTTGGGAACAACCGCTCTTAATGCATAAAACCGCTGATTAAGTTTCTCCCGCCTTTGCCTCTCTGCTTCCACATGGTTCAATGGCTCCTCTCTCCCATTAGCAggctttctccctcttttcctaGGTTTTCGCTCATCAGGCCGAGGCAACATGTCATCCTTGGATTGTTCAACAACCCTTGAATGGGTTAGAGCCCCAATGATCATCTGCCTAGGCTGTGCAAACAGTTTAACTTCATTTTCTTCACTTCTACAGCCATTGGGGAAAGTTCCAACAACTCGATTAGCACCCATTTCTTTGCTCATAGCTATGGTTTTACCATGTCTAGAGACTGCTGCTTGCACTCTGTAGGATTCTAATTGGAAaccctcatcatcttcttccaccTTTGGAGAGAAATTAATAGTGATTGAACGAGATTTTGAGCTGCCCAGACTAAGGTCATGGCCAAAGATCTTAGGAGCCGTTGTTGCAGTTGACATTGGTGTTGACTGACGAGTACTGGAATCCCCAAGTAAAGTTTTAATCATCTGCAAGCCATTTTGATCTTCTTGGAGTGATTTAACCGAACCAAGTTCCACCACCCCTGAATCGATTGGAACATAAACCAGGGTCCTAAAGCCAGCTGATTTTGCCAGATATGATCTTGACTGATAATAATCTGCACAAACCTTCTGGTCCACAACCCAAAGTGGTCTACGGGAGGCAAACGAAAGTGCAGGACCAGCCTGGGCATCATATTTGAATGAATAATACATTGATGTAAGGTAGAACATCTTTACATCCGATACACAATCCAACCGTGCAGCATAGCTATCTTCCTTTGATCCACCAAAGGAGTGAAGCTTCTGAAGCACCAGCTTCCTCATCTCCtgctctttctctcctccttcaacCTTATGTGATTCAGAATTCCCCGAggtcccatcttcttctctttcgtcTCTCTTGGGTTCTCTGCAGTGTCCATCTCCCCATATCAAGGCTAACTCACCAGATTTACACCTTGAGAGCTGCCAGAAAATGGCGTAGGTCCAGTTCGAACCTTCAACAAGCTGGCAGAGCTCCTGCTGCACACTTTTGTCGCTTGCCGTTGTAACCAAGTCTGGCGAAACATAGCTTGGGGAAGTCAAGAAGTCACAGACTTCAGCACCCAAAACAGCTTCCGCCATGGCCTTTTCTTCCTCGTTAGACCAAAAATTCCCCCTCACATCACTCTGCTCACCCATATCTGCCAAGTCTCAGAGTATTGACTAAAACTCAGAAAAGCTTTGGGAACCAAAAACCCTTTCCCTTTCGGTTTCTAAGTTCAGATACCCAAGAAGAATTAGGAAACTATatatcaaaagtaaaaaatcctACAACCCTATCCACAGATCTTCTCAAGCTTTCTTTTTTCTAACTGCATAATACATTACACCacttacatttttctttttggttgataCATAAACTACAACATCAGAAGATCAAGATTAGAGGGGGTTTCAATAAGATCTTCTTGCCATGCTTCCTTTTCTCTAAATGCAAAATACATCACAacacttccatttttctttttggttgatGTAAATACAACAACATCAAAGGATCAAGGTTAGAGGGGATGCCACCTTAATGTTCCCTGCATCGTTTgcctttctctttcttcgtAGATGAACTACGTTTCCAATCATCTCCATAGATCTGCAACCAAATTCGAGCTTTGATTCCCGCATTTCCCCCTCGGTATGTATCTCAATGGTTTCCAAAAACACGACCACCCCGGCTCAATAGCCTGTATTAAGACCCACGAATCGTGAAATCTCCTTCAAACACAAACCCTAGAATCGCTGACCCCCAAACCTCTTCTCTTCCGGTTCAGTAAGCAATGTTAGGATTTTTACGCGGCACTTAAAGCATCAGCTTCGCTGTATAAAGAATTAAAAACCCTAAGTTCccagtttctcttcctctccaccaGTCCACCACCCATTGCATCTCCAACCTTAAAAAACtcgaattttattatttttttccttaagaGAGAAACTATGCGACCGAACAAAACACAAGCTTTCACTTATTAATTTTATATAAACTATTCACTGCAGAACAAAATCTATTTAACATTATACCGTAAATCATATCGTATTCCCCTTCACTTGCACTACAAATCAAACATGTGCGGCTATAGTCATACCTTGTCAATATAGCCTTCCCTTGGCCATCCACCTTTTCCAGTTGCGTGGAAGGTTACCAACCAAAGAAAGGAATCCATCTCTCAAATTAGCCATGTGTCACATTCCATCTCCATTCATTAAGAATTTTATCGTTTTATTTTCAATAATGTATTGGGGAATCTCTTACTCTATATCAATCATGTAGAAATGCTTTTATCCCGTAAAAGACCCACATGGTTCGAAAAGAAATAGTGTGTCAATAAGGCACCTTCATGGTTAGAATGTAAGAGAAGACATGGATTTAAGTTGTCATGGAATTGCCATCAAATAAACCTTTACCAGTAATATTTCCTCCATAGTTTAACCATATGAATGGCTCAGCTCTATAAACCAACTCATAGATGAGTAATACACTCCATGGGGTTATCCATGTGTTGAAACTTTAAAGTCTCGTTGCTTTTGTTTCATCTATATGGTTCACCATTTTGAGCTTTATTTTAATGATAATATTCTCCTTAGCAAGGTTGAGTTTTTAACCACTTGTGGAAACTTTAACATCATCTCCACTTTAGAAAATAGGCTTGACTTACCATAGTAGATAGATAGATGGAGATGCGAATAAACCCACAAAACTAGAGCACAAAATAATCCTCCACATTCATTTGGCAAACAAACAGAAAATTAAGCTTACATGTGATGGACAAAGTGTCTTCaatgtaaattttattttgggaaacaATTttttgttcgggagtgtggcctacgctagcactcccatgtgtctatctctctcctcttcaaaacaagggggcagaggtgtcttttcatatagggaagagagaagtagactcatgggagtgctggtgtaagCCACTCTCTcagacagagatctttttcccttttattttatacTAGAAAGAAGAGGGCAGTCCAAATTTGGGCAACAATAAATCAAGGGGAAGTGTTCTCTGTCTGAGAGTGTGACTTCTACGGACGTGGACCAATGAGAAAGTGT
The sequence above is a segment of the Telopea speciosissima isolate NSW1024214 ecotype Mountain lineage chromosome 7, Tspe_v1, whole genome shotgun sequence genome. Coding sequences within it:
- the LOC122668921 gene encoding transcription factor MTB3-like codes for the protein MGEQSDVRGNFWSNEEEKAMAEAVLGAEVCDFLTSPSYVSPDLVTTASDKSVQQELCQLVEGSNWTYAIFWQLSRCKSGELALIWGDGHCREPKRDEREEDGTSGNSESHKVEGGEKEQEMRKLVLQKLHSFGGSKEDSYAARLDCVSDVKMFYLTSMYYSFKYDAQAGPALSFASRRPLWVVDQKVCADYYQSRSYLAKSAGFRTLVYVPIDSGVVELGSVKSLQEDQNGLQMIKTLLGDSSTRQSTPMSTATTAPKIFGHDLSLGSSKSRSITINFSPKVEEDDEGFQLESYRVQAAVSRHGKTIAMSKEMGANRVVGTFPNGCRSEENEVKLFAQPRQMIIGALTHSRVVEQSKDDMLPRPDERKPRKRGRKPANGREEPLNHVEAERQRREKLNQRFYALRAVVPNISKMDKASLLGDAITHITDLQMKIRVLEAEREMVNGNQKQLPAPDIDVQTRNEDTVVRVSCPLDSHPVSKVIKAFRENEVMVQESNVSTTDNDSLLHTFSIRTQNGTSEHLKEKLVASLSR